In Neosynechococcus sphagnicola sy1, a single genomic region encodes these proteins:
- a CDS encoding cobalamin biosynthesis protein, which produces MPPPDPSPNSGWSETAYAAILGVQMGGTNWYRGVAKFKPLLGDPVRAIAPLHIYQALHLTRLCMLMWLGMAGLVWGLCHLSEPWVTGLLP; this is translated from the coding sequence ATGCCCCCCCCTGACCCCAGCCCCAATTCCGGCTGGAGCGAGACCGCCTACGCGGCAATTTTGGGGGTACAAATGGGAGGCACCAACTGGTATCGCGGAGTGGCTAAATTCAAGCCCTTATTGGGAGATCCGGTGAGGGCGATCGCCCCGCTTCATATCTATCAGGCCTTGCACCTGACTCGTCTGTGTATGCTCATGTGGCTAGGGATGGCAGGACTGGTTTGGGGACTCTGCCACCTGTCTGAGCCATGGGTCACTGGCCTGCTGCCCTAA
- a CDS encoding AbrB family transcriptional regulator — protein MNKKKKIEPLTGDALLSKVKQLETLSKEAKARACGYFTITKNDVERVNMMKFSNALIDAAGIELDGKQDGNGRGGRSASYRIKVQSNGNLLIGAAYTKQMELHPGDEFEISLGRKHIHLKQMDAAAS, from the coding sequence ATGAATAAGAAGAAAAAAATCGAACCCTTAACTGGGGATGCTCTATTGAGCAAAGTAAAGCAGTTAGAAACGCTCAGTAAGGAAGCAAAGGCGCGTGCCTGTGGCTACTTCACAATCACAAAGAATGACGTTGAGCGCGTCAACATGATGAAGTTCTCCAATGCCTTAATTGATGCTGCTGGCATTGAGCTAGATGGCAAGCAAGATGGCAATGGTCGAGGCGGCCGCAGTGCTAGTTACCGAATTAAGGTGCAGTCGAACGGGAATCTACTGATTGGCGCTGCCTATACAAAACAGATGGAGTTACACCCCGGCGATGAGTTTGAAATTTCCCTGGGGCGGAAGCATATTCATCTGAAGCAAATGGATGCCGCTGCTTCCTAA
- a CDS encoding DUF3493 domain-containing protein, whose protein sequence is MSDPSSPSSRPQNSDQYAYLKAEAIAPYRGLRQFVYLVCGGSGAIGGFVFLTQVMAGRDVEAALPNLGLQLGVTALMIWLFRREQRVAKRQRHP, encoded by the coding sequence ATGTCTGACCCCTCTTCTCCCTCCTCCCGTCCCCAGAACTCAGATCAGTACGCCTATCTCAAAGCTGAGGCGATCGCCCCCTACCGGGGTCTGAGGCAGTTTGTCTATCTCGTTTGTGGTGGTTCTGGAGCGATCGGTGGCTTTGTCTTTTTGACCCAGGTGATGGCTGGCCGCGACGTGGAAGCCGCCCTCCCCAATCTCGGGTTACAGTTAGGAGTGACGGCTCTGATGATCTGGCTGTTCCGGCGTGAGCAACGGGTTGCTAAGCGTCAACGCCACCCTTAG
- a CDS encoding aldo/keto reductase, with protein sequence MNHSPANFHLKPLMVGCWQLDDRSWAPLTVDQVERALDTYLALGINQFDTADIYGRSERLLGQLLAGRDCLVYTKAIFLEENPTPAQVRSKVEASLRNLHRDRLDCVQVHWHHPHLDFASTFAVFQDLLDQGKIRRLGVTNFNTPMLAKALQYANISSHQVQYSLIDRRVELSMQALCLQHQIGLLTYGSLAGGYLSDTFCGVAAPKVEADHARRFLLQQHDPIPMGVGRGCRSFLGRCCKLHENTKNQFPRWRSTG encoded by the coding sequence ATGAATCATTCCCCTGCTAATTTTCACCTGAAACCCTTGATGGTGGGTTGCTGGCAACTGGATGATCGCAGTTGGGCTCCCTTGACGGTGGATCAGGTGGAAAGAGCCCTCGACACCTATTTGGCCTTGGGCATCAATCAGTTTGATACTGCCGACATCTATGGCCGCAGTGAACGGTTGCTGGGCCAGTTACTGGCGGGGCGAGACTGTCTCGTCTATACCAAAGCCATCTTTTTGGAAGAAAACCCCACCCCTGCCCAAGTTCGTAGCAAGGTAGAAGCTTCCTTACGGAATCTCCATCGCGATCGCCTGGATTGCGTCCAGGTTCACTGGCATCACCCCCACCTAGACTTTGCATCCACGTTTGCTGTGTTTCAAGACCTGCTAGATCAGGGGAAAATTAGGCGTCTGGGGGTCACAAACTTTAATACCCCAATGCTGGCAAAGGCTTTGCAATATGCCAACATTAGCAGCCATCAAGTCCAGTACAGCCTCATTGATCGCCGGGTTGAACTGTCCATGCAGGCATTGTGTCTCCAACATCAAATTGGTCTGCTCACCTATGGCTCTCTTGCGGGGGGCTATCTGTCTGACACGTTTTGTGGGGTTGCTGCCCCCAAGGTAGAAGCCGATCACGCCCGTAGGTTTTTATTACAGCAGCATGATCCAATCCCGATGGGGGTTGGGCGCGGGTGCAGGAGTTTTTTGGGACGCTGCTGCAAGTTGCACGAAAACACCAAAAACCAATTTCCCAGGTGGCGCTCAACTGGGTGA
- a CDS encoding DUF58 domain-containing protein, with the protein MTRRFTNTGLVVLGCLLLTVLLGGDTNHSLTYQIFPFLLSLLVLAIAVSLSVRYGFNARRMLPRFGTVGVPLTYRVAVQLNSQRSQTGFRLLEEFADPRPRLAEVRESPEPLVPMGFAIGRLLGLNRWFWLLDRKQGARVKPVEVALLHPNRTTDVVLELIPRCRGVLRFRGLTLARPDPLGLFQAFRTISLPQSLLILPRLYQLPPIALPGTRRYQSGGIALASSVGDTEEFRSLREYRPGDSPRKIHWKSWAKTGKAIVKEEQDEFFVRHALILDTFQSQAYSEIFEAAIAVAASFACEIQTQESLLDLMFVGLETYCFTIGRGLSHTDRMLEILASVTACRDKPFDDLIGAVINRSTLLSGCIGVFLSWDDSRQQLVRQLQAMRLPTLVLVITENPEQKPATMHDSLTSVLHLRWNQIQEGLMQL; encoded by the coding sequence TTGACCCGAAGGTTTACGAATACTGGTTTGGTGGTGCTGGGCTGTTTGCTGTTGACGGTGCTACTGGGGGGAGATACGAACCATAGCCTGACTTATCAGATCTTTCCCTTTTTGTTGTCATTGCTGGTGCTCGCGATCGCTGTTAGTCTCTCAGTGCGCTATGGGTTCAATGCGAGGCGGATGCTGCCGCGCTTTGGGACGGTGGGGGTGCCGCTGACGTACCGAGTGGCAGTCCAACTGAACAGCCAGCGATCGCAAACCGGATTTCGCCTGCTAGAAGAATTTGCTGACCCCCGCCCCCGTTTGGCGGAAGTACGGGAATCGCCGGAACCCCTGGTACCTATGGGATTTGCAATTGGCCGCCTGCTTGGACTCAACCGTTGGTTCTGGCTGCTTGACCGCAAACAGGGAGCACGGGTAAAACCTGTAGAAGTAGCGTTACTGCATCCCAACCGGACAACGGATGTCGTCCTAGAACTCATCCCCCGTTGCCGGGGAGTACTACGATTTAGGGGTTTGACCCTTGCCCGTCCCGACCCACTGGGGTTGTTCCAGGCTTTTCGAACGATCTCCCTGCCACAGTCCCTCTTAATTCTGCCCCGCCTCTATCAACTGCCCCCGATTGCCCTCCCAGGAACCCGACGGTATCAATCCGGTGGGATAGCACTGGCTTCATCGGTGGGGGACACGGAAGAATTCCGCTCTCTGCGGGAATATCGCCCCGGTGATTCCCCCCGTAAAATCCATTGGAAAAGCTGGGCAAAAACGGGTAAGGCGATCGTCAAAGAAGAACAGGATGAATTTTTTGTCCGCCACGCCTTAATTCTGGATACGTTTCAGAGTCAGGCCTATAGCGAAATTTTTGAAGCTGCGATCGCCGTTGCGGCCTCCTTTGCCTGTGAGATTCAGACCCAGGAATCGCTGTTGGACTTGATGTTTGTCGGTCTGGAAACCTACTGTTTCACCATTGGCAGAGGCCTGAGTCATACCGACCGGATGCTGGAGATTCTTGCATCGGTGACTGCCTGCCGCGACAAGCCCTTTGACGACCTGATTGGCGCTGTCATCAATCGGAGCACCCTATTAAGCGGCTGTATTGGTGTGTTTTTATCCTGGGATGACTCTCGCCAGCAACTCGTTCGTCAACTCCAGGCAATGCGATTACCAACGCTGGTTCTGGTGATCACCGAAAACCCTGAACAGAAGCCAGCTACCATGCACGATTCCCTCACCTCAGTCCTCCATCTCAGGTGGAACCAGATCCAGGAAGGACTGATGCAGCTATGA
- a CDS encoding DUF1565 domain-containing protein yields the protein MADRHDASNRFSRRCRTVEPLTVVSSLRLGWVASLLLMGATLTVPLIAIANDTPQPGAIAQLPTNSSVLFVNPGSGSDSSSAGRTPGSAFRTISYALQVAQPGTVIQLAAGTYNAQSGETFPLMVSPGVSLRGDAKQSQTIVITGGGFFVSPSFARQNAAILAQKGSQIIGVTVTNANIRGTGIWVESADPLILNCTFVGSHRDGVFVTGSSNPKILSNTFLKNGGNGVSITRAAQGEIRSNLFQETGFGLAIGGVSAPLVIDNKIRQNRDGVVVTDMARPVLRGNVIEKNARDGVVAITNAQPDLGTTSSPGNNTIRLNSRNDLYNATRSNTLAAVGNTLDPKKISGRVEMQSAQVPSASPTAAVLPTVVMPNHAVK from the coding sequence ATGGCTGATCGACATGATGCTTCTAACAGATTCTCTCGTCGTTGCCGGACAGTAGAGCCATTGACGGTCGTTTCCTCTTTGCGCCTGGGTTGGGTCGCTAGCTTGCTGCTGATGGGGGCTACCCTAACAGTGCCGCTGATCGCGATCGCCAATGACACGCCTCAACCGGGGGCAATTGCCCAACTGCCAACGAATAGCTCTGTTCTTTTCGTCAACCCTGGTAGCGGTAGCGATAGTTCCAGTGCCGGTCGTACCCCTGGAAGTGCCTTTCGTACCATCTCCTACGCCCTGCAAGTTGCACAACCAGGCACGGTGATTCAATTAGCTGCGGGTACCTATAATGCTCAGAGCGGTGAGACTTTCCCCTTGATGGTGTCACCAGGAGTCAGCTTACGAGGCGATGCCAAGCAATCTCAAACGATTGTGATTACAGGCGGGGGCTTCTTTGTCAGTCCCTCCTTTGCCCGTCAAAACGCAGCTATCCTAGCTCAAAAAGGGAGTCAGATTATCGGTGTGACGGTGACCAATGCCAATATCAGAGGCACCGGCATCTGGGTGGAGTCAGCAGACCCCTTGATTTTGAACTGTACCTTTGTCGGCAGTCACCGGGATGGGGTGTTCGTTACGGGGAGCAGCAACCCCAAGATTCTGAGTAATACGTTCCTGAAAAATGGCGGCAACGGCGTATCAATTACTCGTGCAGCTCAGGGAGAAATTCGCAGCAACCTGTTCCAAGAAACTGGCTTTGGTTTAGCGATTGGCGGTGTCTCTGCCCCCCTTGTAATTGATAACAAGATTCGCCAAAATCGCGATGGCGTGGTGGTGACGGATATGGCGCGCCCCGTATTACGGGGAAATGTGATTGAAAAGAATGCCCGCGATGGGGTTGTGGCCATTACCAATGCCCAGCCTGATCTAGGCACAACCAGTAGTCCCGGTAATAACACGATTCGTCTCAACAGCCGAAACGATCTGTACAATGCTACCCGCAGTAATACCTTGGCAGCGGTGGGCAACACCCTCGACCCCAAAAAAATCTCCGGTCGAGTGGAAATGCAGTCTGCCCAAGTGCCATCTGCCAGTCCTACAGCAGCAGTACTCCCCACTGTGGTGATGCCCAACCACGCTGTGAAGTAA
- the cbiB gene encoding adenosylcobinamide-phosphate synthase CbiB — translation MNHGSLSTVVPLVLAALLDFWIGDPWGWLHPVQVMGWAIAGYTHWVFQHCYQPLTLRVAGTFLGLALVIGSGVIGWGIVTFAAQIHPLLGIGTQSILLASCLAARSLRAAAVDVLTPLEQGNLPQARRQLQQYVGRDTEHLEAAEILRAILETVTENATDGVMAPLFYGLLGAALPGVGSVPLALAYKAASTLDSTVGYREPPYTYLGWFSARMEDGLTWVPCRLTILTLALIAGKPRTVWRLCWRDAPP, via the coding sequence ATGAATCATGGCTCCTTGTCAACGGTTGTTCCCCTGGTGCTGGCTGCGCTTTTGGACTTTTGGATTGGCGATCCATGGGGGTGGCTACACCCCGTCCAAGTCATGGGTTGGGCGATCGCGGGATATACCCACTGGGTTTTCCAACATTGCTACCAACCGCTGACTTTGCGTGTCGCCGGGACTTTCCTAGGGTTGGCCTTGGTGATCGGTAGCGGCGTGATCGGATGGGGGATCGTTACCTTCGCAGCTCAGATCCATCCCTTGCTTGGGATCGGCACGCAAAGTATTCTCCTAGCCTCCTGCCTGGCTGCTCGCAGCTTGCGGGCAGCAGCGGTAGACGTGCTCACCCCCCTTGAGCAGGGCAATCTCCCCCAGGCTCGCCGCCAACTCCAACAGTATGTCGGTCGAGATACGGAGCATTTAGAGGCTGCTGAAATTCTCAGAGCCATTCTTGAAACGGTGACCGAAAATGCCACCGATGGGGTGATGGCTCCTCTGTTCTATGGGCTTCTAGGAGCTGCTCTGCCAGGGGTGGGCAGTGTGCCCCTGGCACTTGCCTATAAAGCCGCGAGCACCCTCGATTCCACCGTGGGCTACCGGGAGCCCCCCTACACCTACCTGGGCTGGTTCAGTGCTCGCATGGAAGATGGTCTCACCTGGGTGCCCTGTCGGCTGACGATTTTGACCTTGGCCTTGATTGCGGGTAAACCCAGAACGGTTTGGCGACTTTGCTGGCGAGATGCCCCCCCCTGA
- a CDS encoding GFA family protein produces MGLENSGAVGNVQRAAWVGESHRTVDHGNVYQGGCHCGAVRFQVGVDRHEATACNCSICLKKGFLHLIVPPENFTLLQGAEVLTTYTFNTGTAQHTFCRICGIHSFYRPRSHPDQFDVNVHCLDGDLRDRFAVTEFDGLNWEDNIHQLQPPDSPYL; encoded by the coding sequence ATGGGCTTAGAAAATTCTGGAGCGGTAGGTAATGTTCAAAGAGCAGCCTGGGTCGGTGAGTCACATCGAACCGTTGACCATGGCAACGTCTATCAAGGGGGCTGTCATTGTGGAGCAGTGCGATTTCAGGTTGGGGTTGATCGCCATGAAGCAACGGCCTGTAATTGCTCCATTTGTCTGAAGAAAGGTTTTTTACACCTGATTGTTCCCCCTGAAAATTTCACCTTGTTACAGGGGGCGGAAGTTTTGACAACCTACACCTTTAATACCGGAACCGCCCAGCATACCTTTTGCCGTATCTGTGGCATCCACTCCTTTTATCGCCCTCGCTCCCATCCCGACCAGTTTGATGTCAATGTTCATTGTTTAGATGGGGATTTGCGCGATCGCTTTGCCGTTACTGAGTTTGATGGGCTGAATTGGGAAGACAATATTCATCAGTTACAACCGCCAGATTCCCCTTATCTTTAG
- a CDS encoding AAA family ATPase — protein sequence MLLSLRIENFALIDCLELEFGAGLNVLTGETGAGKSIILDALDAALGGKVSSRMIRTGSERALVEATFTLHAPLVTWLRSQEIELIDDTSLICTREMTAVQSSLRSRSRLNGVVVNKQQIEFVRDRLVTITAQGQTVQLGQAAMQRDWLDSFGGEELSQQRGVVAVHFTTCQQALQALEKRRQTELQRTQQLDLFEFQLRELKAAQLSDPHELEQLEQERQRLSHSVELQQQSYQVYQALYLNEQGGVAAAEFTG from the coding sequence ATGCTGTTGTCTTTGAGAATTGAGAACTTTGCGCTGATTGACTGCCTGGAACTAGAGTTTGGTGCCGGACTGAATGTCCTCACGGGGGAAACAGGCGCAGGTAAGTCGATTATTTTAGATGCCCTGGATGCAGCCCTGGGCGGTAAAGTCAGCAGTCGCATGATTCGTACCGGCAGCGAACGGGCGCTGGTGGAGGCTACCTTTACCCTCCATGCCCCTTTGGTAACCTGGTTGCGATCGCAGGAAATTGAGCTCATCGATGACACCAGTTTGATCTGCACACGAGAAATGACGGCGGTTCAGAGTAGTCTGCGCAGTCGCTCCCGGCTCAACGGTGTGGTCGTCAATAAGCAGCAGATTGAATTTGTCCGCGATCGCCTCGTGACCATCACCGCCCAGGGACAGACCGTGCAACTGGGACAAGCAGCCATGCAACGGGACTGGTTGGACAGCTTCGGGGGTGAGGAACTCAGTCAGCAACGGGGCGTGGTTGCAGTGCATTTTACGACCTGCCAACAAGCCCTGCAAGCCCTGGAAAAACGTCGCCAAACTGAATTGCAGCGAACTCAGCAACTCGACTTATTTGAGTTTCAACTCCGGGAACTCAAAGCGGCTCAGCTCTCAGATCCCCATGAGTTGGAGCAGTTGGAGCAAGAGCGGCAGCGCCTCAGCCACAGTGTGGAGCTGCAACAGCAAAGCTACCAGGTCTACCAGGCGCTCTATCTCAATGAACAGGGGGGGGTGGCAGCGGCTGAGTTTACTGGGTAA
- a CDS encoding aldo/keto reductase — MQEFFGTLLQVARKHQKPISQVALNWVRQQPGVQAVICGLTLDRQQIHQNAEAFTWQLDAAEIQMLAQRSTALFQQPGDIYSYER; from the coding sequence GTGCAGGAGTTTTTTGGGACGCTGCTGCAAGTTGCACGAAAACACCAAAAACCAATTTCCCAGGTGGCGCTCAACTGGGTGAGACAACAACCAGGGGTTCAGGCCGTCATCTGTGGACTCACCCTGGATCGGCAACAAATTCACCAGAATGCGGAAGCATTTACCTGGCAATTAGACGCGGCAGAGATTCAAATGCTGGCTCAACGCTCCACCGCTCTCTTTCAGCAACCTGGTGATATTTACTCCTACGAACGCTGA
- a CDS encoding AAA family ATPase, whose translation MNPTPTAFHSPSGQEIYQRLSTNIQTVMRGQSVATRKLLAAFASGGHVLLDDYPGTGKTTLAKALAFSVDVTFKRIQFTPDLLPSDILGVSILNQSDRSFHFHEGPIFANVVLADEINRASPRTQSALLEAMAEAQVSIDGELRKLQEPFFVIATQNPVESRGTYPLPEAQMDRFALQFGLGYISPEAEVDILSDQIQTHPIDALKPCISIGEVIDLKEQVKQIRVSQEMKRYLVDLVNATRSATGVQLGASPRASIALMKIAQALALFDGYEFVTPDQIQELAVPVIAHRLVLESQARFAGRTADTVVEEILQSLPVPA comes from the coding sequence ATGAACCCCACCCCCACAGCATTCCATTCCCCCTCTGGGCAAGAAATTTATCAACGGCTTTCCACCAACATTCAGACGGTGATGAGAGGACAATCTGTTGCCACTCGCAAATTGCTGGCAGCCTTTGCCAGTGGGGGTCATGTGCTGCTAGATGATTACCCTGGAACGGGTAAAACAACCCTCGCAAAGGCATTAGCTTTTTCGGTAGATGTCACCTTTAAGCGCATCCAATTTACCCCTGACCTTTTGCCCTCAGATATTTTAGGGGTATCGATTCTCAACCAGAGCGATCGCAGTTTTCATTTCCATGAAGGTCCGATTTTCGCCAATGTGGTGCTAGCAGACGAGATCAATCGAGCCTCCCCCCGCACCCAATCTGCCTTGCTAGAAGCAATGGCAGAAGCTCAGGTCAGTATTGACGGTGAACTGAGGAAACTACAAGAGCCGTTTTTCGTGATTGCGACCCAGAACCCTGTGGAATCCCGTGGCACCTATCCTCTCCCGGAGGCACAGATGGATCGGTTTGCCCTCCAGTTTGGTCTGGGTTATATTTCACCGGAAGCCGAGGTTGATATCCTTTCTGACCAGATTCAAACTCATCCCATTGACGCACTGAAGCCCTGTATTTCCATTGGTGAAGTCATTGACTTAAAAGAACAAGTAAAACAGATTAGAGTCAGCCAGGAGATGAAACGCTATTTGGTGGATCTGGTGAATGCCACGAGATCGGCTACCGGAGTCCAATTAGGTGCCAGTCCTAGAGCCTCGATCGCCCTGATGAAAATTGCTCAAGCCCTGGCACTGTTTGATGGCTACGAATTTGTCACCCCTGACCAGATTCAAGAATTAGCCGTGCCTGTGATTGCCCATCGTTTGGTATTGGAATCACAAGCCCGGTTTGCAGGGAGAACCGCAGACACAGTGGTAGAAGAAATTTTGCAGTCCCTTCCGGTTCCGGCTTAA
- a CDS encoding histidine phosphatase family protein, whose translation MKILMLRHGQSWGNLQQRMQGHGEEALSRLGQQQVQRLGQRLLAESWWPSQIYSSPLRRAQQTAEQLRGVFLAAGAGADGSGCPLPPVQYDSALEEFQNGIFQGLTWPEAQIHYPELCQSLEATLDWLPIPGAESLIEGRQRAHGFIQQLLQRHMNCDHIWIITHQWILQHLIAALLECHHSWKIPADFTALFEFSLDRDRWHCSGHNQFNTELWQICRFNDASHLATDLRAAGQ comes from the coding sequence GTGAAGATTTTAATGCTGCGTCATGGTCAATCTTGGGGCAATCTCCAACAGCGGATGCAAGGTCATGGAGAAGAGGCTCTCTCTAGGCTCGGCCAGCAGCAGGTGCAAAGGCTGGGTCAGCGGCTCCTAGCTGAGTCGTGGTGGCCCAGCCAAATCTATAGTAGTCCTCTGCGGCGGGCACAGCAGACAGCAGAGCAGCTGCGTGGGGTGTTCCTAGCTGCGGGGGCAGGGGCTGACGGGTCAGGTTGCCCCCTGCCCCCGGTGCAATATGACTCGGCACTCGAGGAATTTCAAAATGGCATCTTTCAAGGATTGACCTGGCCAGAGGCTCAAATTCACTATCCAGAACTGTGCCAAAGCTTAGAGGCCACCTTAGACTGGCTGCCGATTCCAGGGGCAGAATCCCTGATCGAGGGTCGTCAGCGAGCCCATGGATTTATCCAACAATTGCTCCAGCGACATATGAATTGCGATCACATCTGGATTATCACCCATCAGTGGATCTTGCAGCATTTGATCGCGGCACTCCTTGAGTGTCACCATTCTTGGAAAATTCCAGCGGACTTCACGGCTCTGTTTGAGTTTTCCCTCGATCGCGATCGCTGGCACTGTAGCGGGCACAATCAATTCAACACGGAACTCTGGCAGATTTGCCGGTTTAATGATGCCAGTCATCTCGCAACTGACCTTAGGGCAGCAGGCCAGTGA
- a CDS encoding Rrf2 family transcriptional regulator, producing the protein MKLTTRGHYSVKALLDLSLQPTSDPASVRAIAQRQDIPAPYLEKLLIEMRRAGLVNAVRGAQGGYQLARPMAQISLGQILEAVGEDIEPLPHFTPDREGVGDWVTFTLWRRLHQKLKEALYSITLEDLYFDARSWQASQGEEVSFMI; encoded by the coding sequence ATGAAGTTAACCACCCGAGGACACTACAGTGTCAAGGCACTGTTAGATCTCAGCTTACAGCCCACATCGGATCCAGCTTCCGTGCGGGCGATCGCCCAACGACAGGATATCCCAGCCCCATATTTAGAAAAGCTATTGATTGAAATGCGACGAGCTGGATTGGTCAACGCGGTTCGGGGTGCCCAAGGTGGTTATCAATTAGCTCGACCGATGGCACAGATCTCCCTAGGACAGATTTTAGAAGCAGTTGGGGAAGACATTGAGCCGCTCCCCCACTTCACCCCCGATCGCGAAGGGGTGGGGGATTGGGTGACTTTTACCCTGTGGCGACGACTGCATCAAAAACTCAAAGAAGCCCTGTACAGTATCACATTGGAGGATCTTTATTTTGATGCTCGCAGTTGGCAAGCTTCCCAGGGTGAGGAAGTGAGCTTTATGATTTAG